A stretch of the Streptomyces ortus genome encodes the following:
- a CDS encoding L-rhamnose mutarotase → MQRVCFLLKVRADRLDEYRERHTTVWPEMREALSATGWHNYSLFLREDGLLVGYLETEDFAAARAGMEATGVNARWQAEMAPFFEALDGARPDEAMKPLTEVFHLA, encoded by the coding sequence ATGCAGCGTGTCTGTTTCCTGCTCAAGGTCCGCGCGGACCGGCTCGACGAGTACCGCGAGAGACACACCACCGTGTGGCCCGAGATGCGGGAGGCGCTCTCGGCCACCGGCTGGCACAACTACTCGCTCTTCCTGCGCGAGGACGGCCTGCTGGTCGGCTACCTGGAGACCGAGGACTTCGCGGCGGCGCGGGCGGGCATGGAGGCCACCGGGGTCAACGCCCGCTGGCAGGCCGAGATGGCGCCGTTCTTCGAAGCCCTGGACGGCGCCCGCCCTGACGAAGCCATGAAGCCGCTCACCGAGGTCTTCCACCTCGCCTGA
- a CDS encoding BNR repeat-containing protein: MKRRTLLATALLGTAAAPALAGTARAAAPGPSLTRAGTSTLDSQAIFFVSYDGLVNNNSFQKNALLTHRGYQYAAWYTADRNAVIGRRVLGASTWSTVKVGHTLRYDDSHNVISMGVSRTDGRLHLHMDSHSDGFTYVKSVAGLMDNPAGLTWTASRFGAPQSTLDGLALTSQFTYPQFVSTPEGKLQLSYRVGVSGNGRNALAEYNGTSWTVLGEWSASTGTYSSEHGSSTARNMYLHGIDYDRDGRLHSFFTWREQNNAVMCAGGGLTNHDTGYVYSDDRGRTWRNDAGTVVGTTGTSNTVAVTDGGLVIDALDPDHSLMNQESQATDSAGRPHAIISYVPGRFGQCTTNYVADRTANGRAFHVRRTATGTWRKTEIPLALNSSQRTRLVLDRYDNAYAILPFGRIAAASAASGHTDWTTLFDGAGLDAFGEVLVDETRIAQDGVLSVLHQVRSSGTTPSALRVVDFGLPA; encoded by the coding sequence ATGAAGAGACGCACCCTGCTCGCGACCGCCCTGCTCGGTACCGCGGCGGCCCCCGCCCTCGCCGGAACGGCCAGGGCGGCGGCCCCCGGCCCCTCGCTCACCCGGGCCGGGACCAGCACGCTCGACAGCCAGGCCATCTTCTTCGTCTCCTACGACGGCCTGGTCAACAACAACTCGTTCCAGAAGAACGCCCTGCTCACCCACAGGGGCTACCAGTACGCCGCCTGGTACACCGCCGACCGCAACGCCGTCATCGGCCGCCGCGTGCTCGGCGCGAGCACCTGGTCGACCGTCAAGGTCGGACACACCCTGCGCTACGACGACTCCCACAACGTCATCTCCATGGGTGTGTCCAGGACCGACGGCCGCCTCCACCTCCACATGGACTCCCACAGCGACGGCTTCACCTACGTGAAGTCCGTGGCCGGGCTCATGGACAACCCCGCCGGCCTGACCTGGACCGCGAGCCGCTTCGGCGCGCCGCAGTCCACGCTCGACGGACTCGCGCTCACCTCGCAGTTCACCTATCCGCAGTTCGTCTCCACGCCCGAGGGGAAGCTCCAGCTCAGCTACCGCGTGGGGGTGTCCGGTAACGGCCGCAACGCCCTCGCCGAGTACAACGGCACGTCCTGGACGGTCCTCGGCGAGTGGAGCGCCTCCACCGGCACGTACAGCAGCGAGCACGGCAGCAGCACCGCCCGCAACATGTACCTGCACGGCATCGACTACGACCGCGACGGGCGGCTGCACTCCTTCTTCACCTGGCGCGAGCAGAACAACGCGGTGATGTGCGCCGGCGGCGGCCTCACCAACCACGACACGGGATACGTCTACTCGGACGACCGCGGCCGTACCTGGCGCAACGACGCCGGCACGGTGGTCGGCACCACCGGCACCTCGAACACGGTCGCCGTCACCGACGGCGGCCTGGTGATCGACGCCCTCGATCCGGACCACTCCCTGATGAACCAGGAGAGCCAGGCCACCGACTCCGCTGGCCGCCCGCACGCGATCATCAGTTACGTCCCCGGCCGCTTCGGTCAGTGCACCACGAACTATGTCGCCGACCGGACGGCCAACGGCCGCGCCTTCCACGTCCGCAGGACCGCCACCGGCACCTGGCGCAAGACCGAGATACCCCTCGCCCTGAACTCCAGCCAGCGCACCCGGCTGGTCCTCGACAGGTACGACAACGCGTACGCGATCCTGCCCTTCGGCCGTATCGCCGCCGCGTCCGCCGCCTCCGGACACACCGACTGGACGACCCTGTTCGACGGCGCCGGACTCGACGCCTTCGGTGAGGTCCTCGTCGACGAGACGCGGATCGCCCAGGACGGCGTACTGTCCGTCCTTCACCAGGTCAGGTCCAGTGGCACGACGCCTTCGGCGCTGCGCGTCGTCGACTTCGGACTGCCCGCGTGA
- a CDS encoding LacI family DNA-binding transcriptional regulator, producing the protein MAQSVGIKDVARVAGVSVGTVSNVINRPDTVASETRARVLSAIDRLGYVRSESARQLRAGRSRIMGLLVLDMGNPFFVDVARGAERAARETGLGVMVCNSAQSAGEEADYLSLFAEQRVRGVLLTPADATGRNIEAFRRHGIPFVLVDRVAEGTTECSVSVDDVAGGALAVRHLIDAGHRSIAYVSGPPGLTQVTDRRTGALNALAEAGLGPECLRELPTERLDVAAGRDAGARLLGLADRPTAVFCANDLLALGVLQAMFAAGVSVPDDLAIVGYDDIEFAAAAAVPLTSVRQPAVTMGALAAELLLEETEAEAAPGAHQHRRVVLQPELVVRRSSLPPR; encoded by the coding sequence ATGGCCCAGTCGGTGGGTATCAAGGACGTCGCCCGAGTCGCCGGAGTCTCCGTCGGCACGGTCTCGAACGTCATCAACCGCCCTGACACGGTCGCCTCCGAGACCCGTGCCCGCGTGCTCTCCGCCATCGACCGGCTCGGCTACGTCCGCAGCGAGTCGGCCAGGCAGCTGCGCGCCGGACGCAGCCGGATCATGGGCCTGCTCGTCCTGGACATGGGCAACCCCTTCTTCGTGGACGTGGCGCGCGGCGCCGAGCGGGCGGCCCGCGAGACCGGCCTCGGCGTGATGGTCTGCAACAGCGCGCAGAGCGCCGGCGAGGAGGCCGACTATCTGTCGCTCTTCGCCGAACAGCGCGTCCGGGGCGTCCTGTTGACCCCCGCCGACGCGACCGGCCGCAACATAGAGGCCTTCCGCCGGCACGGCATCCCCTTCGTCCTCGTCGACCGCGTGGCCGAGGGCACCACCGAGTGCTCGGTCTCCGTCGACGACGTCGCGGGCGGCGCACTCGCCGTACGGCACCTGATCGACGCGGGCCACCGCTCCATCGCGTATGTGAGCGGGCCGCCCGGACTCACCCAGGTCACCGACCGCCGCACGGGCGCCCTGAACGCCCTCGCCGAGGCCGGACTCGGCCCCGAGTGCCTGCGCGAGCTGCCCACCGAGCGCTTGGACGTGGCCGCCGGCCGCGACGCGGGAGCCAGGCTGCTGGGCCTCGCCGACCGTCCGACCGCCGTCTTCTGCGCCAACGACCTGCTCGCCCTCGGTGTGCTGCAGGCGATGTTCGCGGCCGGCGTGAGCGTCCCGGACGACCTCGCGATCGTCGGCTACGACGACATCGAGTTCGCCGCCGCCGCGGCCGTCCCGCTGACCTCGGTGCGCCAGCCCGCCGTGACCATGGGCGCGCTCGCTGCGGAACTCCTCCTGGAGGAGACCGAGGCCGAAGCGGCTCCCGGCGCGCACCAGCACCGGCGCGTGGTCCTCCAGCCGGAACTGGTGGTGCGGCGCTCCAGCCTCCCACCGCGCTGA
- a CDS encoding alpha/beta fold hydrolase, whose product MSATYRQPGVVLSDRRFTVPLDHDAPTGETIELYAREVVASDRTDQDLPWLVYLQGGPGFGANRFIGRQAWLGRALEDYRVLLLDQRGTGSSTPANRQTLPLRGGPREQADYLALFRADSIVRDCEAIRPAVTGGAPWAVLGQSFGGFCATHYLSTAPEGLSTALITGGLPTLDGHADDVYRAAYPRIERKVAAHYARYPQDIERARRIAEYVLLNEPVLDGGYRLTVEAFQSLGILLGGGEGSHRLHYLLENAFVRTAQGTALSDAFQEEVRPLLSYAGHPLYALVHEACYGQGERPTAWSAERVRADFPQFDAAKSLAGDGPVLFTGESVHPWTFDCDPALRPLRETADLLAERTDWPVLYDPARLAANEVPVAAAVYHDDMYVDTDHALKTARTIRGLRTYVTNEFEHDGVRAGGPRVLDRLLSLARDEA is encoded by the coding sequence TTGAGCGCCACTTACCGTCAGCCCGGTGTCGTCCTCAGCGACCGCCGCTTCACCGTGCCCCTCGATCACGACGCCCCCACCGGGGAGACGATCGAGCTGTACGCCCGTGAAGTGGTCGCGAGCGACCGGACGGACCAGGACCTGCCCTGGCTGGTGTATCTCCAGGGAGGGCCCGGTTTCGGCGCCAACCGCTTCATCGGCAGACAGGCCTGGCTGGGCCGCGCGCTTGAGGACTACCGCGTCCTGCTGCTCGACCAGCGCGGCACCGGCAGCTCCACGCCCGCCAACCGGCAGACGCTCCCGCTGCGCGGCGGCCCCCGGGAACAGGCCGACTATCTCGCGCTGTTCCGCGCCGACTCCATCGTTCGCGACTGCGAGGCGATCCGCCCGGCCGTCACCGGCGGCGCCCCCTGGGCCGTCCTCGGCCAGAGCTTCGGCGGCTTCTGCGCGACCCACTACCTCTCCACCGCGCCGGAGGGCCTCAGCACGGCCCTGATCACCGGCGGACTCCCGACCCTCGACGGCCACGCCGACGACGTCTACCGGGCCGCGTACCCCCGTATCGAGCGCAAGGTCGCCGCACACTACGCGCGTTACCCCCAGGACATCGAGCGGGCCCGGCGGATCGCCGAGTACGTCCTGCTCAACGAGCCCGTTCTGGACGGCGGTTACCGGCTCACCGTCGAGGCCTTCCAGTCGCTCGGCATCCTCCTCGGCGGCGGCGAGGGCAGCCACCGGCTGCACTACCTCCTGGAGAACGCCTTCGTCCGCACCGCCCAGGGCACGGCCCTCTCCGACGCCTTCCAGGAAGAGGTCAGGCCCCTCCTCTCCTACGCCGGACATCCCCTGTACGCGCTGGTCCACGAGGCCTGCTACGGCCAGGGCGAGCGCCCCACCGCCTGGTCCGCCGAGCGGGTGCGCGCCGACTTCCCCCAGTTCGACGCCGCCAAGAGCCTCGCGGGCGACGGCCCCGTCCTGTTCACCGGCGAGTCCGTCCACCCCTGGACCTTCGACTGCGATCCCGCCCTGCGCCCGCTGCGCGAGACCGCGGACCTGCTGGCCGAGCGCACCGACTGGCCCGTCCTGTACGACCCCGCCCGCCTCGCCGCCAACGAGGTCCCCGTCGCCGCGGCCGTCTACCACGACGACATGTACGTCGACACGGACCACGCCCTGAAGACGGCCCGCACGATCCGCGGCCTGCGCACGTACGTCACGAACGAGTTCGAGCACGACGGCGTACGGGCGGGCGGCCCACGGGTCCTGGACCGCCTCCTGTCCCTGGCGAGGGACGAGGCCTGA
- a CDS encoding SDR family NAD(P)-dependent oxidoreductase, with protein sequence MTRFDDHAVLVTGAGQGIGEATAHRFAEEGASVLVTDRDKARAERVAAAIRDSGGTAVSYACDVADPAAVDGAVGTAVDSFGRLDVLVNNAYACHPDPGSFEEQEDGPWYEDFEITLHGAYRCIRAALPHLVAAGGRGAIVSIGSVNAERHFGSHAYSAAKAALASLTRTVAVESAPRGVRVNLVEPGTIRTHAWDGRAEVLERAAGHYPLGRVGEPADIASAVAFLASADASWITGVTLPVDGGLLVSNLGMLRDMS encoded by the coding sequence ATGACGAGATTCGACGATCACGCGGTCCTGGTCACCGGCGCGGGCCAGGGCATCGGCGAGGCGACGGCACACCGCTTCGCCGAGGAGGGCGCGTCCGTACTGGTCACGGACCGCGACAAGGCACGCGCCGAGCGGGTCGCCGCCGCGATCCGTGACAGCGGCGGTACGGCCGTGTCGTACGCGTGCGACGTGGCCGATCCCGCCGCCGTCGACGGGGCGGTCGGCACGGCGGTGGACTCCTTCGGCCGCCTGGACGTGCTGGTCAACAACGCCTACGCGTGCCACCCCGACCCCGGCTCCTTCGAGGAGCAGGAGGACGGCCCCTGGTACGAGGACTTCGAGATCACCCTGCACGGCGCGTACCGCTGTATCCGCGCGGCCCTGCCGCATCTGGTGGCCGCGGGCGGACGGGGGGCGATCGTCAGCATCGGTTCGGTCAACGCCGAGCGGCACTTCGGCTCGCACGCCTACAGCGCGGCGAAGGCCGCACTGGCCTCGCTGACCCGTACCGTCGCCGTCGAATCGGCACCGCGGGGTGTCCGGGTGAATCTCGTCGAGCCCGGCACCATCCGCACCCACGCCTGGGACGGCCGGGCGGAGGTCCTCGAACGTGCCGCAGGCCACTACCCGTTGGGGCGTGTCGGCGAGCCCGCCGACATCGCGTCCGCCGTCGCCTTCCTGGCCTCGGCGGACGCGTCCTGGATCACCGGCGTGACGCTGCCGGTCGACGGTGGCCTGCTGGTGAGCAACCTGGGGATGCTCCGCGACATGTCCTGA
- a CDS encoding pentapeptide repeat-containing protein encodes MRDEPGGAAPARTDLTADCAQCFGLCCVALPFAASADFAIDKAAGSPCRNLQADFGCGIHTQLRQRGFNGCTVYDCFGAGQKVSQLTFGGEDWRSGDREHSRLMFDVFHAMRQLQELLWYLTQALELPAARPVHPELRRALDRTEALTRLERKELAGLDVTEVRQDVNALLLRTSELARAGLGRGRKKERRGADLMGARLRGADLRGANLRGAYLIAADLTGADLRSADLIGADLRDADLTDADLTDALFLTQPQLNAAKGGAGTRLPASFTRPGHWTP; translated from the coding sequence ATGCGAGACGAACCCGGCGGCGCGGCCCCCGCCCGCACCGACCTGACAGCCGACTGCGCCCAGTGCTTCGGGCTGTGCTGTGTCGCGCTGCCCTTCGCCGCCTCGGCGGACTTCGCGATCGACAAGGCCGCCGGAAGTCCCTGCCGGAATCTGCAGGCGGACTTCGGCTGCGGCATCCACACCCAGTTGCGGCAGCGGGGCTTCAACGGCTGCACGGTCTACGACTGCTTCGGCGCGGGCCAGAAGGTCTCGCAGCTCACCTTCGGCGGCGAGGACTGGCGCTCGGGGGACCGCGAGCACTCCCGGCTGATGTTCGACGTGTTCCACGCGATGCGGCAACTGCAGGAACTGCTCTGGTATCTCACCCAGGCGCTGGAGCTGCCCGCCGCCCGCCCGGTCCACCCCGAACTGCGCCGCGCGCTCGACCGCACCGAGGCGCTCACCCGCCTGGAGCGGAAGGAACTGGCCGGGCTGGACGTGACGGAGGTCCGCCAGGACGTCAACGCCCTGCTGCTGCGCACCAGCGAGCTGGCCCGCGCCGGTCTCGGCCGGGGCAGGAAGAAGGAGCGCCGGGGCGCCGACCTGATGGGGGCCCGGCTCAGGGGCGCCGATCTGCGGGGCGCCAACCTCCGCGGCGCGTACCTGATTGCCGCCGACCTCACGGGCGCCGATCTGCGTTCGGCGGATCTGATCGGCGCCGACCTGCGCGACGCGGACCTCACGGACGCCGACCTGACCGACGCCCTCTTCCTCACCCAGCCGCAGCTCAACGCAGCCAAGGGCGGCGCGGGCACCCGGCTTCCGGCGTCATTCACCCGCCCCGGTCACTGGACACCGTGA
- a CDS encoding cytochrome P450, whose product MAGTRETALPKGFRSAELGWPELHRIPHPPYRVPLIGDAVGTNLRTPLQDSLRVGWELGPIFRRKGFGKEIVFVWGAGLTGELADESRFAKHVGLGVANLRPVAGDGLFTAYNHEPNWQLAHDVLAPGFSREAMEGYHAMMLRVAARLTDRWDTEQAAGRAVDVPGDMTKLTLETIARTGFGHDFGSFERTRPHPFVTAMVGALSYAQRLNVVPAPVAPVLMRTATRRNRTDVAYLNRTVDAVVERRLHGPAGDGDLLDRMLGTAHHETGERLTPENVRRQVITFLIAGHETTSGALSFALHHLAQHPDIAARARAEVDRVWGDTPEPAYDQVARLRYVRRVLDESLRLWPTAPAFAREARADTVLGGVHPMRRGAWALVLMPLLHRDPDAWGPDAERFDPDRFAPAAVRARPAHTFKPFGTGARACIGRQFALHEATLVLGLLLRRYELLPDPAYRLRVAERLTLMPEGLTLRLDRRSPAASAAGPEIPGAREVPSASRCPVTGAGE is encoded by the coding sequence ATGGCGGGCACCAGGGAAACGGCTCTGCCGAAGGGGTTCCGCAGCGCGGAGCTGGGCTGGCCCGAGCTGCACCGCATCCCGCACCCGCCCTACCGGGTGCCGCTGATCGGCGACGCCGTCGGGACCAACCTCCGTACGCCGTTGCAGGATTCGCTGCGCGTCGGATGGGAGCTCGGACCGATCTTCCGGCGCAAGGGGTTCGGCAAGGAGATCGTCTTCGTCTGGGGCGCGGGGCTCACGGGCGAGCTGGCGGACGAGTCACGGTTCGCCAAGCACGTCGGCCTGGGGGTCGCCAACCTCCGCCCCGTCGCCGGGGACGGCCTGTTCACGGCGTACAACCACGAGCCCAACTGGCAGCTGGCGCACGACGTGCTGGCGCCCGGCTTCAGCCGCGAGGCCATGGAGGGCTACCACGCGATGATGCTCAGGGTGGCCGCCCGGCTCACCGACCGCTGGGACACCGAACAGGCCGCGGGACGGGCCGTCGACGTGCCCGGCGACATGACGAAGCTGACGCTGGAGACGATCGCCCGCACCGGCTTCGGCCATGACTTCGGCTCCTTCGAGCGCACCCGGCCGCACCCCTTCGTCACGGCCATGGTCGGCGCGCTGTCGTACGCGCAGCGCCTCAATGTCGTCCCCGCCCCGGTGGCGCCGGTGCTGATGCGCACGGCCACCCGCCGCAACCGCACCGACGTGGCGTACCTCAACCGCACGGTCGACGCCGTCGTGGAGAGGCGGCTGCACGGTCCGGCCGGCGACGGCGACCTCCTCGACCGGATGCTGGGGACCGCCCACCATGAGACCGGCGAGCGGCTCACCCCCGAGAACGTCCGCCGCCAGGTCATCACCTTCCTGATCGCCGGCCACGAGACGACCTCGGGCGCGCTCTCCTTCGCCCTGCACCACCTGGCCCAGCACCCGGACATCGCCGCCCGTGCCCGCGCCGAGGTGGACCGCGTCTGGGGAGACACCCCGGAACCGGCCTACGACCAGGTCGCCAGGCTCCGGTACGTGCGGCGCGTACTCGACGAGTCGCTGCGGCTGTGGCCGACGGCGCCCGCGTTCGCGCGCGAGGCCCGTGCGGACACGGTCCTGGGCGGTGTCCATCCGATGCGCCGGGGCGCGTGGGCGCTGGTCCTGATGCCGCTGCTGCACCGCGACCCCGACGCGTGGGGCCCGGACGCGGAGCGGTTCGACCCCGACCGCTTCGCCCCGGCCGCCGTACGGGCCCGGCCCGCCCACACCTTCAAGCCGTTCGGCACCGGCGCGCGGGCGTGCATCGGGCGGCAGTTCGCGCTGCACGAGGCGACTCTCGTCCTGGGTCTGCTCCTGCGCCGGTACGAGCTGCTGCCGGACCCCGCCTACCGGCTGCGGGTGGCGGAGCGGCTCACGCTGATGCCGGAGGGGCTGACGCTGCGGCTCGACCGCCGCTCCCCCGCCGCATCGGCCGCCGGGCCGGAGATTCCCGGGGCCCGGGAAGTCCCGTCGGCGTCACGGTGTCCAGTGACCGGGGCGGGTGAATGA